Within the Helicoverpa armigera isolate CAAS_96S chromosome 8, ASM3070526v1, whole genome shotgun sequence genome, the region AATTACAACTAATTGATTGATGTCACGTGGTCGCACACGGACTCATTACAGTTAATGCAATTAATTGCACAGTTTTTACAAGCTTCACTCACggattttataaaaagttttaattgttaGGGAATACCTATCAATGATTCTAAAGAATCAATTAATTTCTAGAGTCCACATGAATACTCCTACGTAGTGAGGTTGATATTTACGGCCAATATGTAATACACCCTAGGGAAAATTGTCATTGCGTCGCCCTTAAAAAAAACGTAAGTGCATATTGTTATAAGACACTTCCTGTTTTTCAAAAtcgtaacataatatttttgggGTCTGAGATTAATGCCAGCGTTGCCCCCGGCTGGTGACCACGATACCCGGGTTACAGTGAGCCCTTAGGCCGGGGCAAaccaaacaaaaatgtatttatcaaGGCGCCTTTCCAAACAAAACGAACATCATTCATCATCGTCCACTGTAACAAATGAAAATGCGAAAAAAGGTGGGCTATTGTGTCGCCGCGCTTTTCCAGTTTAATGCGCCCATATCCGCATCCAACCAGTTAGAAGCGGATAAAAATGGCATTTATTATTATGATGAAATTGGTGAAGAAATGATAGCGACACTGAAGATAGATCAGTGTCATATCAGagctaataacaaaattaaatataggaCAAAGTCACTACTCATGTTGAGGGGTTATTGAAGTAGCTCTTCAGAAATACCAGTTTAAATCAGTTAAcgtgattaattaatattgtaaacactcgttaatatttattattaccgGGAGAGAAATTGTGGGAGatgttatgttttcttttttgataGCCTGtcgacagattttttattttttcaattataggTAAGCTCTATAAAATCGAAAAAATGGATTCAGTCGTTGATTTTAAACTCctagtttcataaaaataaaagtaaatgtaGAAGCCTAAAGTATGCCTATTTCTTTATATAAAGAAGTGTAGAATGCGTGCGCGTGCGCTCGCGCAAGTACAGTGTCGCGCGACCGCGCACGCGACGGAAGGCCGACCGGTGCAGGTTGTACTAATAGGGATCCTAACTGTACTCATAGTTACATGCttacgtttgtttgtttattttttatgctatTACAGGTTTCCAATGCCTAAGTATGAacctatgttttttaaataatggcaCATAGATATATTTTGTGTTGTCTTAAGGGCCCCTTATTCCGAAAGTTTAGGCATTTTACGCACCGAGACGGCTTGCGTCCGCGTTGCACAGGAGCCGTCGCGATATGAACTCTGGTGACCTATGGCGGCGGGCGAGCACGCCacagtatagataaataaatcagtaGTTCAAATATAATTGGTGTGCTGGTAACAATAGTTTGTTTGCAACAAAAACGTGTAGCTTGATGTGCTGTCCACTCCACTGTTGACTGTAAACACTAATACACTTAGGtatattgttataaatgtacctatgattttttttaaccgacttcccaaaaagaggaggttctcaattcgtcgggatcttttttttttacatatatgttcaccgattactcgaagacgcctggaccgatttgcaaaatttttttttgtttgatagggtacaCCTTCCAGATGGTCCCATAATCACCagatcaggatctgatgatgaaaaccctgagaaattgagggcaactttcgaaaattgtaggcgtgcataggttaaaaacttgacaatgaggtgtatgtctgataacactatgcaacaatgaaggtttggagctgagctgatgatggagacgagagaaggtcgagggaactcgacaactgaatatgtaaactacctcgtgtttgggcttatattatttgtattgacgataACTTTGCAActgtgaaggtttggagctgacctgatgatggagaccggagaaggtcgagggaactcgacaactgaatatgtaaactaggtacctcgtgtttgggcttatattattcgtattgatgagaactttccacaaatgcggatagtgacaactatgcttgtcactgaaaaacCAAaaaccgatgcacctaagaatagtttttttttgcttttcagtgtttttgggaatcggttttattttatttttttaagttttttattactgcttggtaaaatcatcaaatgagttCTGTCGCtcctgcgggttgttcgaacgGCCACGGTATTCTGATATAACAGTCTCGTGAATGAAAAAGCAGGCGATGATCATTCTGTAGAACTTGAAGAATGGTTGTAGAAGATTTGGTGGGTAATATAATGAAAGACTAATATGattaattgtaatataataaaataaaaaaataaagtgtataggtataaaaattaaaagtaaaaagtaattaattagtaaaaagtcgtggtggcctagtgggtaaaggaccaatctctcaagtacgagggcgcgggttcgatcccaggtcaggcaagtaccaatgcaacttttctaagtttgtatgtactttctaagtatatcttagacatcattggctgtgattcggatggcacgttaaactataggtcccggctgtcattgaacatccttggcagtcgttacgggtagtcagaagccaataagtctgacaccagtctagccaggggtatcgggttacccgggtaactgggttgaggaggtcagataggcagtcgcttcttgtaaagcactggtactcagctgaatccggttagactggaagctgaccccaacatgattgggaaaaggctcggaggatgaggatgaggtataaaaattaaaagtcgtggtggcctagtgggtaaaggaccaacctctcaagtatgagggcgcgggttcgatcccaggtcaggcaagtaccaatgcaacttttctaagtttgtatgtactttctaagtatatcttagacaccattggctgtgtttcggatggcacgttaaactgtaggtcccggctgtcattgaacatccttggcagtcgttacgggtagtcagaagccagtaagtctgacaccagtctaaccaaagggtatcgggttgcccgggtaactgggttgaggaggtcagataggcagtcgcttcttgtaaagcactggtactcagctgaatccggttagactggaagccgaccccaacatgattgggaaaaggctcggaggatgatgaggtataaaaattaaaattcacaaaaattTAGTGGTCGTGTGCTAGGTCCAGGTTCAATTTCATCGACCGAGACATTCCTCAATGCTAGGCGCGAGTCTCCTCTAAGAGGGTCAAAGCCACAATTCTCATGGCACTCCCCTCCGAGTTGGGAACTAGGACCTGATAGCAAATCAGGATTGTCTTGCGATTCCTCATTTTCCTTATTTTCGGATGATATGTTGTCTTCAAGGGTCAGGCTTCTTATGCTCATACCACGCGTATGTCTGGGGTTCACTATTTCAGGAAGTAGGCATTTATGGTAAAATCGTATTATTTTGGACTCCATTTTAGATTTCCAAAATAAGTCATCTCTTTTAATCATTTCTATGTGGACTGGCTCTTTTTCTCCGGCCCAAATTCCGAGTAGACATTGCCGTCGTCTTGCCACATGCAACTGTCCCTGAATTTGGTAAAACCAATTACTATTTGTATTAATTGACGTAGTGcgcgtttttttattaaattttaatatttgtactttGTTTTCTTCTATGGCTTTTTTTAAGCCAATTTTTAATGCTGAAAAAGGACATTTGACTTCCACCAGAATGTCCTTTCCAATGAGCCCATCTGGCGTAGCACCAATGAATGGGAATTCTGTATCTATAAACAGACCACAGGGCTCAATAGATACGTTTTCTTGTTGTTGTATCTTGAGCAATGCTTGCTGCTCATTTTCAATACCGTAAGCAATGGATGCAACACGGCCtaaatttgttttatataaaatattttttactaatggTGCGGTATCTTTTGATACTTGCCTTTTGCAAATAGGACCGAAATTGGAGGCAGTAATAAGATTTTTTCGAATTTCTAGCCATTCGCTACTGTCTCGTTGTAATATTGTAGTGCGCTCAATCGCATCCTTGTCAGCAGTAAGAATTTCTAAGTTTTTTAGAAATTCTTTTTTAGCTACTTCTAGTTCAGACAGGGACATATCTGGGTCTAAACTAGCGGGGccatagtcattttgttttggtttcgTGTCTGCCAATTTCCTGATTTTCCTTTTAGCTGGACGTTCCGagttgttttttcttttctggGCTTCTTCTCTTTTCCTTTCCACAACTTCAGCTAATCCCTCTTCTGGTCGATTTGTATTTCttaatgtgttttttataaACGATATTGCTGACTTTTCGTTAAATTTTACCACCGCAGCATTACATCGTGCTTGATAGCCTCGTTTCAAGGCAAAATTAATTCGCTTTCCTCCTATAAACTTCGCAATGACATTGTTGAAACATTCGACAAGATTTgtattatagttcggccgctcagagaatgcgtttctgacacatcgcgattgaactgacgacgtaactttgtaatggcgttgcagtacgataaaaatatttttgctggttgtttatcgttttaacaattgttgagcattaaaacaacataattatatcaataataatcaatgaatgttgtaattttgtgccaaattgagtgtcaaataacttggtaaacaatatttttctaaatctatactgcgctattacaatgttatgtcagcgctttatatttgtagtgctgtgataaaaataacaggcaagtatcgtaatctgttctggttgatggttcttatacagttatacttataatataaaataatacgttttgtttttctttttaagaatttgaaaataatggactataggataacttttataaaatataaaactaaaactatgatcaaactgaacgcgcgaaagaaagtagcatttttatatttaggttgaaaatggtaaccccaaatggcatcatgggccgtcattttgtgacgctaaatagtcgtcatttgttgtcgtttcgtgcgctaagactagtgccctgcctcattaggacgccaatggcgacgtcgccggctacgtatccaagcagttagtattgaaatgtatggaacctaactcacttggcgacggtttggtaacgtcgccaaattggaggcgtggccacgagctacagttccctatgtggcttctggctaccatggcaacttggcgacgtggccacagtagccactataatgtacacggtaaagcgcacctccctcaaacagtcgccaatgtggtcgccagtcagcttgcaatttcttgagcgacgaagtaaacaattgactgtcgagacgccatggccactcgacttggcgacatttggatgccagaagtagccagacctgtgccgctggcgacgtcgccatggcgtcccagtgaggtagagctctaaaaacctgattttggaagattttgaccgagatatcaggattgattctgttattgataatacctaatatacacgtaatatacacgtaggcgaagatgatgatgaagacaccacctcctcaagcgaatcggagtctgattaacattctgtacgcacattcaattcaatgtacttactttattgcatagaaatacagattgtaactttgtaacaaagaataaataaaacgattttattatatgaatattacctttttttggtttccacttaaataactaaaatataaattttaaatgattccgccaatttaaaacgaaaataatcttaaaataatgcggcggtttattttgggggaacggtaacgaactcagtgttatgttgtgcccatcactagtcctgactaactgataggtgtcaggaacgcattctctgaacggccgaactataacgTTCTCTATTAAACTTCGTGATTTTACTGCCACATTAGAAATAATCGAATTTATCCGGAACAGAAATGTTGAATTTCGAATGGTTTTCAGTCCGTCGCTATACAGTTTTTCTTTGTCACAGTTATAATCCTGACACATCCTGTGATCGCCGTATGCATGCGCTACAGAATTGATTATATCACTGTGAAGGATAGTTACAGCATCGTccttaagatttttattatggTGTATAACTGACCTTACTATTGCTTTCCTCATTGACATAATTTTCACATCTGTCAAAGTTTTTCGATGAGCTAAAAggtattttgtttctgaaactaGACTACGTAATTTTTTGCATAAATTTCTCAATATGTGATTTCTGCACTCAATTTTCTCTACTGTAATATTTTGGTCTTTATATGGATTTTCTTTTAGTACTTTTGCGTATGTCGAGGCGTCTCCGTCTGCAATCattcttttgtaaattattcCATACATGGAAATGGAAAGTTTGAAACCCTCTGCAATTATCTGGCCCTCCATTGAACATGACGAACCATGgaaatttttaaaacatttgtgcTCGTTAGGAGCGACATTTTTGTTCTCTGCGCGGGCGCACACGaggcagtatttattttttacagccagaaaaattattttaccggTCCTTCTACCGATAATTGCTGCAGTTCCAGATGCAGCTTTATAATTCGATCCATACGATCTTGCACACCAAGAAGCATCCACGTAAACATCAATTACTGGTATGCCATTTTTGGTGCGACCTTCTGCGATAGCCaatttcttttcttcttctgcGGCATCTTGCATCGATGCGGCTGCTGTTTTTTCACAACATTCGTACACTTTATCCTGGAGTTGATTGTAATAATTTGTAGAAAATACGGGAATGTTCATTGCAGAAAAAAGCTCTTCGAATTGTGAGTAGCCAATCCCTGTTGCTACCATGCCAGTGGTGGCTGCGATATTTACATTAACTTTTGACTCAGTCTTTTCGGAATTTATAAAGCAAAGTTGTTTACAAATATTACATTCAAATTTAAATACTGAAATTAAGCCAATTCTTTTTTCACTGATTAGCTGAAAATTTTCCTGTTTGCAGTCGAACAAGTTGTTGTGACGTGCTTTTTCTTGTAattgactaaataaataattgatatcaATAACGCGTCGTCCTGTCACTGTTTGGAACTGGTCTTCTTGAATTTCAGGTTCAACGGTATAGTAATCATCTTCCTCTTCTTGATTTTCAGTTTCAACAATAATGGAATCATCTTTGTCTTTTCCAGTTGTCTTTTGAAGTTTGTCTTCATGGTTTTCAGTTTCAACAATCATGGAATTATCTTCGTCATCCCTAGTTTTTCTGCAACAATGGAATGTCATTAACGTAATGAAACGGATTTGGTTTCAAAGTCActgaaataaagttgaacaaaaAATCATTTACTGCCATGTTACATCCCATAATAGGATACATAAAACATGTGATAAGTAGGAAAACTAAAGCGCGACGGGAGATAACGTCAAACTTGTAGCGGATGGATAACACTGCTCCGCCAtagtatattatgtaatatgtatataaTGTACTTACGCATCCTGTCCTTCTTTAGAGTGCCCATCGGTACTTGTTTTGGACATCAAAGTACCTTTTTCGGTACGTGGTCTCAGAGCACTGGAATGGAAtcattacatattttcaaaaaaatgaaattaacaaacactaatttaataaaatataattgaattaatataataataaaaaataataacttcatGTTTCCAATGAGTAGAACacgttcataaaaaaaaaaaatatttttattatattattagaataatttaaaaataaaaatattgttcattgtTATGACTCATATAGTCACAAACACACCCCGTTGCGAGCGCGGTCCGAGCCTTGTATCAATGGAGCCGAGACGCGCGCCGTCGCCGGCGCCGCTTCATTGATACAAGCTTTGGACCGTCatgcgtaatttttttttatttaaattattcagatctcataaatacatacctattttttattattaacgtaCTACTCTTTGGATACATGGATTGGATACATACGTGGGCTgacgttgtaagacgactaaaaagtcacggtgtataaaaaacttctgttttaaaatgttttgacaGTATTTCAGAATAATACGAAATTACCTAATAAACAGAATCACCGTAGGTATGTaatggattatttttaattacaaattagtCACAGAAaatatttcgtctaccttacaacatactctcgccatgatcacaaaaaatgTCAACTCCtattagtaataatctttgagggtaggtaggtaggttttcctgggtcgacactagaaaaacttattacggcgcttacctacccacctaattgtacctactgcgtttattaaacgaaaaaacgaaatatgacaaaataagtaggtacatactaaaGGTACCTTTCTGAATCaaccggcaggctaaaaaacgacagttcactgtttattgttgtaaaaccgtccactgaacaattataatacgactttttttgttgctcaattattactttttcttttgtgattaaaattaaaaatattacaatcaaattacagttaggtatcacaacgcgtgtacatttatctaccttgtgtgtgacccGCGTGTCTCGTGTCTCAAGCGGCAGCCGCCAAAGAGTAAAATAatggcagccgcgctcgcactgttttgagtcgttttgagacagcgcgtctgtgaacacgcacacatagacacctatgtctgcgtgtctcgaacgcgctttgtatgtagattgacttctgtacctatttattttgtgccGCGCGACCATAAACCGTGCTCAGGGTACTTACCTAGTAAGTACAAGTAGTGACCGATAGCCATGTTCAATTTCTTTCAAATcttcataaacataataaaagaatgtaataataaaaacaaaacacaacatacctaagtacctacttacacctCCTTGAATTTGACCAGGATGCAAAACTGCACTTTGTAAAGGTATAAGAATGTTTCCATTATAGATTTAAAATTCTAGTCATACTGACTTCACTGGTCTGTGTAGAGaagtaattaggtatattgtGACGTATTTATGGAATAAGTACTTACGCAATACATTTTCGGATTTTCTTCACTTCAGATACcctttttttcttaattttgttcTTTCTATTCgccattttaattacttataataCAACA harbors:
- the LOC135117195 gene encoding uncharacterized protein LOC135117195; the encoded protein is MANRKNKIKKKRVSEVKKIRKCIAALRPRTEKGTLMSKTSTDGHSKEGQDAKTRDDEDNSMIVETENHEDKLQKTTGKDKDDSIIVETENQEEEDDYYTVEPEIQEDQFQTVTGRRVIDINYLFSQLQEKARHNNLFDCKQENFQLISEKRIGLISVFKFECNICKQLCFINSEKTESKVNVNIAATTGMVATGIGYSQFEELFSAMNIPVFSTNYYNQLQDKVYECCEKTAAASMQDAAEEEKKLAIAEGRTKNGIPVIDVYVDASWCARSYGSNYKAASGTAAIIGRRTGKIIFLAVKNKYCLVCARAENKNVAPNEHKCFKNFHGSSCSMEGQIIAEGFKLSISMYGIIYKRMIADGDASTYAKVLKENPYKDQNITVEKIECRNHILRNLCKKLRSLVSETKYLLAHRKTLTDVKIMSMRKAIVRSVIHHNKNLKDDAVTILHSDIINSVAHAYGDHRMCQDYNCDKEKLYSDGLKTIRNSTFLFRINSIISNVAVKSRSLIENVIVRPFRECVPDTYQLVRTSDGHNITLSSLPFPQNKPPHYFKIIFVLNWRNHLKFIF